One stretch of Pedobacter riviphilus DNA includes these proteins:
- a CDS encoding alpha/beta hydrolase, whose protein sequence is MKRLISILATLIFIQIAVFAQKQIPTAPAGFDVNQETIPHGKIDTIQYASKTVGVARKATIYFPPGYLKTKKYPVLYLLHGIGGDEKEWLNGGKPQVIFDNLYASGKLEPMLVVMPNGRAMKDDRAIGNIMAPEKVAAFANFEKDLIQDLIPYVEKSYNVFKDRNHRALAGLSMGGGQSLNFGLGNLDTFAWVGGFSSAPNTKLPAELLPDPAKGKAMLKLLWISCGDNDRLINFSQRTHEYLVEKNVPHIYYVEPGVHDFKVWKNDLYLFSQLLFKPVDQASFQKYSLNP, encoded by the coding sequence ATGAAACGATTAATCTCCATCTTAGCAACACTGATTTTTATTCAAATTGCAGTTTTTGCACAAAAGCAGATTCCTACTGCGCCTGCTGGTTTTGATGTTAACCAGGAAACCATCCCCCATGGAAAAATAGATACGATCCAGTATGCGTCAAAAACTGTTGGGGTAGCCCGGAAAGCCACTATTTATTTTCCGCCGGGTTATTTAAAAACGAAGAAGTACCCGGTTTTATATTTGCTCCATGGCATTGGTGGAGATGAAAAGGAATGGCTTAATGGCGGGAAACCTCAGGTAATCTTCGACAACCTTTATGCTTCGGGAAAGCTTGAACCCATGTTGGTGGTGATGCCAAACGGCAGGGCGATGAAAGATGACCGTGCTATAGGAAATATAATGGCACCGGAAAAAGTGGCTGCCTTTGCGAACTTTGAAAAGGATTTGATCCAGGATCTGATTCCATATGTAGAAAAAAGCTATAATGTTTTTAAAGACAGGAATCATCGTGCCCTTGCCGGATTATCTATGGGCGGGGGGCAGTCTTTAAATTTTGGATTGGGTAATCTGGATACATTTGCCTGGGTTGGTGGCTTTTCTTCTGCTCCAAATACCAAGCTACCTGCAGAATTATTGCCAGATCCGGCCAAAGGTAAAGCGATGCTTAAGTTGCTTTGGATTTCTTGCGGTGATAATGATAGATTGATTAATTTCTCTCAGCGTACCCACGAATATCTGGTAGAAAAAAATGTTCCACATATTTATTATGTCGAACCAGGTGTGCACGACTTTAAAGTATGGAAGAATGATCTGTACCTGTTTAGTCAGTTGCTATTTAAACCTGTTGATCAGGCTTCCTTCCAAAAGTATAGTCTAAACCCTTAA
- a CDS encoding glycoside hydrolase family 95 protein translates to MKNFVILLLFINVVFSGAAQQKTKLKLWYNTPSGQIWENALPVGNGRLGAMVYGNVVNEIIQLNEHTLWSGSPNRNDNPLALDSLARIRTLIFQGKQKQAELLSNKVIISKKSQGQIFQPVADLHLDFAGHEDYTNFYRELDISNAVSTTSYQVKDVVYTRRVLASLADGVIAIELRSSKPGALSFTASLSSLQPSAKINTQVPGQIEITGTSTAHEGVPGLVRFNGIAAFKNIGGKISSTDRTIVVENANAVSIYLSIATNFINYKDISGNEKLKAREMLNHAFPKKFETILKAHQLQYHKYFDRVDLSLGATDFEQVPTDIRLKNFNSVNDPQFAALYFQYGRYLLISSSQPGGQPANLQGIWNNKLYPPWDSKYTININAEMNYWPAEKTNLAELHEPFLKMVQEMGETGKQTAHDMYGARGWMAHHNTDIWRTTGAVDGAFWGAWSHGGGWASQHLWEHYLYSGDRAFLKLAYPTLKGAAMFYVDFLVKDPKRGFLVINPDMSPENAPPAHQGSSLDAGTTMSNQIVYDVFSTVIRAGEILGEDKTLIDTLKKMRSQLPPMQVGQYGQLQEWIDDIDDPNDNHRHVSHLYGLFPSAQISLYQTPELYLAAKKTLIQRGDISTGWSMGWKVNWWARLLDGNHAYKLIQNQLTPVGGNRAGGGTYNNLFDAHPPFQIDGNFGCTSGIAEMLMQSDNGAIQLLPALPDVWKSNGHVNGLRAKGGFDIIKLEWVDGMITKLVIKSRLGGNLRIRVPNELNLSKLEAKNATGENQNPFFLIEKTPKPSISKLAPGGSIDLPETQLYDIKTDVGKTYTLYKK, encoded by the coding sequence ATGAAAAACTTTGTGATCCTGCTGCTATTCATTAATGTTGTTTTCTCAGGTGCTGCCCAGCAAAAAACAAAATTAAAACTATGGTATAATACTCCGTCTGGCCAAATTTGGGAGAACGCATTACCTGTTGGCAACGGGCGGCTTGGCGCTATGGTTTACGGAAATGTTGTTAATGAAATTATTCAGTTAAATGAGCATACGCTTTGGAGCGGAAGCCCCAACAGAAATGATAATCCTTTGGCATTAGATTCATTGGCCCGCATTAGAACACTTATTTTTCAGGGTAAACAAAAGCAGGCAGAATTGCTCTCCAACAAAGTTATCATAAGCAAAAAGTCTCAAGGGCAGATTTTTCAACCCGTTGCAGATTTACACCTTGATTTTGCGGGGCATGAGGATTACACAAATTTTTATCGCGAGCTAGACATTAGCAATGCCGTAAGCACCACCAGTTATCAGGTAAAAGACGTTGTTTATACCAGGCGTGTTCTGGCCTCACTGGCCGATGGGGTGATTGCGATTGAGCTTCGCTCGAGTAAACCAGGTGCGTTAAGCTTTACGGCCTCATTATCTTCCCTGCAGCCCAGTGCGAAAATCAATACGCAAGTGCCTGGGCAAATTGAAATTACCGGAACCTCCACCGCGCATGAGGGCGTTCCGGGGCTTGTCCGTTTTAATGGGATCGCTGCATTTAAGAACATTGGTGGTAAAATCTCCAGCACTGACCGTACAATTGTTGTCGAAAATGCCAACGCGGTAAGCATTTATTTATCTATTGCTACAAACTTTATCAATTACAAAGATATTAGCGGGAATGAAAAATTAAAGGCTAGGGAAATGCTAAACCATGCATTCCCGAAAAAATTTGAGACGATTTTAAAAGCACATCAATTACAATATCACAAATATTTTGATCGGGTAGATTTATCCTTGGGCGCTACAGATTTTGAACAGGTACCTACTGATATCAGGCTCAAGAATTTCAATTCAGTTAATGATCCGCAGTTTGCAGCCCTGTATTTTCAATACGGACGCTACCTACTTATTTCCAGCTCTCAGCCTGGTGGCCAGCCTGCTAACCTGCAGGGCATCTGGAATAATAAATTATATCCACCATGGGATAGTAAGTATACCATTAATATTAACGCGGAGATGAACTACTGGCCTGCGGAGAAAACAAATCTGGCCGAATTGCATGAGCCTTTCTTGAAAATGGTACAGGAAATGGGAGAAACCGGAAAGCAGACCGCCCACGATATGTATGGTGCCAGGGGATGGATGGCGCATCACAATACTGACATCTGGAGAACTACTGGTGCTGTTGATGGTGCATTCTGGGGAGCATGGAGCCATGGCGGAGGTTGGGCCAGTCAGCATTTGTGGGAGCACTATCTTTACAGCGGAGATCGGGCATTTCTTAAATTGGCCTACCCTACTTTAAAAGGAGCGGCGATGTTTTATGTTGATTTTCTGGTTAAAGATCCTAAAAGAGGGTTTTTGGTCATTAATCCTGATATGTCTCCTGAAAATGCCCCTCCAGCGCATCAGGGCTCCTCGCTCGATGCCGGAACAACAATGAGTAATCAAATTGTATATGATGTTTTTAGCACTGTTATTCGTGCGGGAGAAATTCTTGGCGAAGATAAAACTTTAATTGATACGTTGAAAAAGATGCGCAGCCAGCTCCCGCCAATGCAAGTCGGGCAATATGGCCAGTTGCAGGAGTGGATTGATGATATCGACGATCCAAATGATAATCACCGGCATGTATCTCATTTATATGGTTTATTCCCATCTGCTCAAATATCGCTATACCAAACACCAGAGTTGTATTTAGCGGCCAAAAAGACACTCATCCAGCGCGGCGATATTTCTACAGGATGGAGTATGGGGTGGAAAGTGAACTGGTGGGCAAGACTATTAGATGGAAACCATGCATACAAACTTATTCAGAACCAGTTAACGCCCGTGGGTGGAAACCGAGCGGGTGGGGGCACTTACAATAATCTTTTTGATGCGCATCCGCCTTTCCAGATTGATGGCAATTTTGGATGCACTTCCGGTATTGCAGAAATGCTTATGCAATCAGATAATGGCGCTATTCAACTTCTGCCTGCACTTCCCGATGTATGGAAATCAAATGGACATGTTAATGGCTTAAGGGCAAAGGGTGGATTTGATATCATTAAACTGGAATGGGTAGACGGTATGATCACTAAACTGGTGATTAAATCGCGTCTTGGCGGAAATTTACGGATTAGGGTGCCTAATGAATTAAATTTATCCAAACTTGAAGCCAAAAATGCTACTGGTGAGAATCAAAATCCTTTTTTCTTGATTGAAAAAACGCCAAAACCGAGTATTTCCAAACTGGCGCCTGGCGGATCTATCGATTTGCCTGAAACTCAATTGTATGATATTAAAACAGATGTAGGGAAAACCTATACCCTGTATAAAAAATAA